In a single window of the Portunus trituberculatus isolate SZX2019 chromosome 1, ASM1759143v1, whole genome shotgun sequence genome:
- the LOC123502522 gene encoding protein TRACHEARY ELEMENT DIFFERENTIATION-RELATED 7A-like, whose product MWLPPPTVVVRAWGEIMPLDPATQSTAPQTPPDTPQPPPSTTTTALESCQVSFPSGSVPAVIYRSPAPHHPSPPARPPAHASRPPTHLTHAHTPPMHPLSLTHTHAHTHTAAMFTQTTHTHDDPSPPRPPHPPLHAPHTSPPPPLLIPLPQPHPQPRPAA is encoded by the exons atgt GGTTGCCACCGCCCACAGTTGTAGTGCGGGCGTGGG GTGAAATAATGCCCCTGGACCCCGCCACCCAGAGCACGGCGCCCCAGACACCCCCAGACACCCCCCAGCCTCCCccgtcaaccaccaccactgccttggAATCTTGCCAGGTTTCGTTCCCCAGTGGCTCAGTACCAGCTGTCATATATCGCTCCCCAGCTCCCCA CCACCccagcccgcccgcccgcccgcccgcccacgCCTCCAGACCGCCCACCCATctcacccacgcccacacaccgcCCATgcaccctctctcactcactcacacgcacgcacacacgcacacagccgCCATGTTCACTcagaccacacacacccatgATGATCCAAGCCCACCCCGCCCACCCCACCCCCCCCTGCACGCCCCACATACCAGCCCACCACCCCCTCTCCTCATACCCCTCCCCCAGCCCCACCCCCAGCCCCGCCCAGCCGcctga
- the LOC123498427 gene encoding uncharacterized protein LOC123498427 produces the protein MSGPEGGGSGGTREVHKNGWLKRMPSQERRLSVMAPFTKPAKGEKVWVSFCVHDETEGWLEFYENRRSAFSHNPLQRTSLARCLHVSPSIRVHEDNEHVFAITLEGEVIKLGAQSREQMLEWIDALGSRLRELGVLTPKDNLYSREPEGGLRSPMLRNPASPLPPTPTAFQFPPHAMEFREEVSSLHSLRLGVSPAGSITLPALSSMHSLNSVSSGHSSDPNTSPSSVVTYVRPDYPPLNRRSSFRASLPSSPTTPASSTGSLTYLRSPPGPQAAPRDQQQQQQQQQQQQQQHVTVINVPSPSTSVFNFDTVGAALESSGSMASSQLYGAPHTPATPHTPDTPVEPDTPTELYPDPNTLRIGIGNSLGVGGGGASGGVGGVGRPPLPPAQRGYGVGYGAVGWSGGVDVESSYEPLFLATSEVPPTAPQAPQTGLLRRRSEHRRSGRRDNARRAASVGPAITPRPHQGGATGGGGSGGGSGGGAGGGGGGGGGGGGGGGTSTQQQQQSQYQVGQDGRLMSLREQQVIRLQREIAHQAGVRLTLRKKDCCHTVAFVNVFDHVYVAGWKQREHPYLHNTFHIGDRLVSVCGVQVNTASEVNTIIKNEPSAMIEFIIRRVPHGRVFALKRETEGQPLGVIREGNTAEIKEIVPGGLASLHGVPPKAQTVDSLSMCSWVLTEINHRPLNLFFKHMEIADRLNAVGRDISILVQPMDLVKHLKKGLKALKAYKDYIVM, from the exons ATGAGTGGACCAG AGGGTGGCGGGAGTGGAGGCACCAGGGAGGTTCACAAAAATGGCTGGCTCAAGAGAATGCCAAGCCAAGAAAGGAGGTTGTCTGTCATGGCGCCCTTCACtaag CCAGCTAAGGGTGAAAAAGTGTGGGTGTCTTTCTGCGTGCACGATGAGACAGAAGGCTGGCTGGAGTTTTACGAGAACCGCCGCTCAGCCTTCAGTCACAACCCACTCCAGCGCACCTCCCTCGCCCGCTGCCTGCACGTGTCCCCCTCCATACGTGTGCACGAGGACAATGAACATGTGTTTGCTATTACCTTAGAAGGGGAAGTTATCAAATTGGGCGCGCAGAgcag GGAACAGATGCTGGAATGGATAGATGCCCTAGGAAGTCGCCTGCGGGAGCTTGGCGTGCTCACCCCGAAGGACAACCTCTACAGCAGGGAGCCGGAGGGGGGTCTGCGCTCCCCTATGCTCCGGAACCCCGCCAGCCCCCTCCCGCCGACCCCCACCGCCTTCCAGTTTCCCCCCCACGCTATGGAGttcagag AGGAGGTGTCCAGCCTGCACTCCCTGCGGCTTGGTGTGAGTCCCGCCGGCAGCATCACCCTCCCTGCGCTTTCCTCCATGCACAGTCTGAACTCAGTCTCCTCTGGCCATTCCTCTGACCCCAACACCTCCCCATCCTCCGTGGTGACTTACGTGCGGCCTGACTACCCCCCACTCAATAG GAGGTCTTCGTTCCGCGCATCCCTGCCCAGCTCGCCCACCACCCCAGCAAGCAGTACTGGATCACTCACCTACCTGCGATCACCCCCAGGaccccag GCAGCACCACgcgaccaacaacaacagcaacaacaacaacaacaacagcaacaacaacacgtgACAGTGATAAACGTTCCCTCGCCTTCCACCTCTGTCTTCAACTTCGACACCGTTGGAGCAGCCTTGGAATCCAGCGGTAGCATGGCCTCCTCACAGCTGTACGGCGCCCCTCACACCCCAgccacaccccacaccccagACACCCCCGTGGAGCCAGACACCCCTACTGAACTATACCCTGACCCAAACACGCTACGAATAGGTATTGGAAACTCTttaggtgttggtggtggtggtgctagtggtggtgtaggtggtgttggTCGACCGCCATTACCACCAGCGCAAAGAGGATACGGTGTAGGATACGGTGCTGTAGGATGGAGTGGCGGTGTGGATGTTGAGAGTTCCTATGAGCCACTATTCCTAGCGACTAGTGAGGTGCCTCCTACTGCCCCTCAAGCGCCACAGACAGGCCTTCTTCGGCGTCGGTCGGAGCATAGGCGGTCTGGCAGGAGGGATAATGCTCGCCGTGCTGCCTCTGTAGGTCCTGCTATCACGCCAAGGCCTCATCAG GGCGGAgcgactggaggaggaggaagtggaggaggaagtggaggaggagcaggaggtggtggtggtggaggaggaggaggaggaggaggaggaggaacaagcacacagcagcagcagcagagccaGTACCAGGTGGGGCAGGATGGCAGGTTAATGAGCCTAAGAGAACAGCAGGTGATAAGACTGCAGAGGGAGATCGCGCACCAGGCTGGGGTGAGGTTGACattgagaaagaaagattgcTGTCATACTGTCGCCTTTGTCAACGTGTTTGATCAT GTGTACGTGGCGGGGTGGAAGCAGCGAGAACACCCGTACCTGCACAACACCTTCCACATCGGCGACAGGCTGGTCAGTGTGTGTGGCGTGCAGGTCAACACCGCCTCGGAGGTCAACACCATCATCAAGAACGAACCCAGTGccatg ATTGAGTTTATAATTCGACGTGTTCCTCATGGCCGAGTGTTTGCACTGAAGAGGGAGACGGAAGGACAGCCGCTGGGAGTCATTAGGGAGGGAAATACAGCAGAAATAAAGGAG aTTGTTCCTGGCGGGCTGGCTTCCCTCCATGGCGTGCCCCCGAAAGCTCAAACAGTGGACTCCTTATCGATGTGTTCCTGGGTCCTCACTGAGATAAACCACCGCCCGCTCAACCTCTTcttcaag cACATGGAAATAGCCGACCGTCTGAACGCAGTTGGGCGGGACATTTCAATCCTCGTTCAACCAATGGACCTAGTCAAACACCTCAAGAAGGGACTCAAGGCACTCAAGGCTTACAAGGACTATATCGTcatgtga
- the LOC123498492 gene encoding retinol dehydrogenase 11-like has protein sequence MPAVEGRVGVKLWVVWLAGVMGVLGVVVSVAVGVYLIRKYRERKWGRCTSTRRLDGKVVVVTGANSGIGKEAARDLASRGALVVLACRNKEAALQAVKEIRTTTGDGELIVMELDLSELASVRSFSSSLLDKFTNIDILVNNAGLYIPPGEGAKTKDGFEVHFGVNHLGHFLLTHLLLPRLQETAGSRIVTVASSLYKYGKIDLDDLESKNGYDEKQRNALYANSKLANVMHSQEIARRTAGTGVRAFALCPGFVYTGLFRYSTGNMSALRKLLFAPIMLFFMRNAKQGAQSIIHCTVSEELDDKEWTMVADCKPTPVTAVAQDPDTARALWEVSLAMVEAGTAGKTVAGSSEEAVAGSEETVTVVEGQGDITVEDLLGFENVTKSMIEVCEGTETEATGVTEVQGVVTEQLVDVASSLPTETTIEDKINTNKAEKAIEKVTVKIDKPVEVTKVTDSLVSTAGPLKRPLLFLMSLL, from the exons ATGCCAGCTGTGGAGGGCCGGGTGGGAGTCAAGCTGTGGGTTGTGTGGCTAGCGGGCGTGATGGGCGTGCTGGGCGTCGTGGTGAGCGTGGCCGTGGGCGTCTACCTCATCAGGAAGTATCGGGAGAGAAAATGGGGGAGGTGCACCAGTACGAGACGTCTGGATGGCAAG gtggtggtggtgacgggggCTAACTCTGGCATCGGCAAGGAGGCGGCGCGGGACCTGGCAAGCCGCGGTGCCCTGGTGGTGCTGGCCTGCCGGAACAAAGAGGCAGCACTGCAGGCTGTCAAGGAGATCAGGACCACCACAGGCGACGGAGagctg atCGTCATGGAGCTGGACTTAAGTGAACTAGCCTCAGTGCGCAGCTTCTCCTCGTCCCTCCTTGACAAGTTCACCAATATTGACATCCTGGTGAACAACGCTGGCCTTTACATCCCGcctggtgagggagcaaagacCAAGGACGGGTTTGAGGTCCACTTCGGAGTCAACCATCTGGGACACTTCCTGCTCACCCACCTACTGCTGCCACGCCTTCAGGAGACTGCTGGTTCTAG AATTGTGACAGTGGCCTCATCGCTCTACAAGTACGGGAAGATTGACCTTGACGACCTGGAGTCCAAGAACGGCTACGACGAGAAGCAGAGGAACGCTTTGTACGCCAACTCAAAACTGGCCAACGTTATGCACAGTCAGGAGATTGCTAGGCGAACtgctg GTACTGGTGTGAGGGCCTTTGCTCTGTGCCCTGGCTTTGTGTACACGGGGCTCTTCAGGTACTCAACAGGTAATATGAGTGCTCTACGGAAGCTGCTGTTCGCTCCCATCATGTTGTTCTTCATGAGGAATGccaagcag GGAGCCCAGTCCATCATCCACTGCACTGTGTCTGAGGAACTGGACGACAAGGAGTGGACCATGGTAGCTGACTGCAAACCAACGCCAGTCACTGCAGTAGCCCAGGACCCAGACACTGCCAGAGCATTGTGGGAGGTGTCACTGGCTATGGTAGAGGCAGGTACGGCAGGGAAGACAGTGGCAGGGAGCAGTGAGGAGGCTGTGGCAGGGAGTGAGGAGACCGTGACAGTGGTTGAAGGACAGGGTGATATAACAGTAGAAGATTTGCTAGGCTTTGAAAACGTGACAAAATCCATGATAGAGGTTTGTGAGGGTACGGAAACAGAGGCCACAGGGGTGACAGAGGTACAGGGGGTTGTGACAGAGCAGCTTGTGGATGTAGCAAGCTCTTTACCCACAGAAACCACCATAGaggataaaataaacacaaacaaagcgGAGAAAGCAATCGAGAAGGTCACTGTAAAGATTGACAAGCCTGTAGAGGTCACAAAGGTCACAGACAGTTTAGTTAGCACAGCAGGACCCCTGAAAAGACCCCTGCTGTTTCTAATGAGCCTGCTGTAG